A stretch of the Kushneria konosiri genome encodes the following:
- the ybgF gene encoding tol-pal system protein YbgF, with translation MKYSLVRLCGAGALVLPLSVWASAQTESFYNQAATGSGTGTLQIFNRLQSQEQDINQLRGQIEELRHQLEQQTKLSQQRYLDLEERLSGSQDNGSPSSNNDGSSSSGGDPITQAASGGSQSSSSSRSPASSSDAQGAYQAAFSHVQKREFDQAISAFEAFNRDYPQSGLNGNAWYWLGELYSAKSQLDNSSAAFGKVINDYPQSNKVPDAMYKLGLVYARQGKSSESQNMLKKVISEHSDSDAAGLAREFMQKTSG, from the coding sequence ATGAAATACAGTCTTGTTCGACTGTGCGGCGCGGGAGCCCTGGTGCTCCCGCTGTCCGTTTGGGCATCCGCACAAACAGAATCCTTTTATAATCAGGCCGCCACGGGTTCCGGTACTGGCACTTTGCAAATCTTTAACCGTTTGCAAAGCCAGGAGCAGGATATCAATCAGTTGCGTGGTCAGATTGAAGAACTCCGCCATCAGCTGGAACAGCAGACAAAGCTGTCGCAACAGCGCTACCTTGATCTTGAAGAGCGCTTGAGTGGTTCACAGGATAATGGCAGCCCTTCATCCAACAATGATGGCAGTTCTTCCAGCGGTGGCGACCCTATTACCCAGGCAGCTTCTGGTGGCAGTCAATCTTCGTCATCCTCGCGTTCGCCCGCTTCCTCCAGTGATGCTCAGGGTGCCTATCAGGCCGCTTTTTCGCACGTTCAAAAACGCGAATTTGATCAAGCCATTTCCGCATTTGAAGCCTTTAATCGCGACTATCCGCAATCCGGTTTGAACGGAAATGCCTGGTATTGGCTGGGCGAGCTTTATTCTGCCAAATCACAGCTGGATAATTCCTCGGCTGCCTTTGGCAAGGTCATTAATGACTATCCACAAAGCAACAAGGTCCCCGATGCCATGTACAAACTGGGCCTTGTTTATGCGCGTCAGGGGAAAAGTTCTGAAAGTCAGAACATGCTGAAAAAGGTCATTAGCGAGCATTCAGACAGTGATGCGGCAGGCCTTGCGCGCGAGTTTATGCAAAAAACCAGTGGCTGA
- the pal gene encoding peptidoglycan-associated lipoprotein Pal: MQFSSYAKTLAAALSLAVVAGCSSGGGTQDGDQQNSGMNSGSSTQGMSSSSGATGQNSGQQAQMPSENRVYFDFDSDSIRPQYESMLNQHAQYLQRNSSTNIVLEGHTDPRGTREYNLGLGERRANAVRQYLTIQGVPASQIEVVSYGEERPAASGNSEQAYAQDRRVVIDY, encoded by the coding sequence ATGCAGTTTTCTTCCTACGCCAAGACTCTGGCGGCCGCACTCTCTCTGGCGGTTGTTGCCGGCTGTTCCAGTGGCGGCGGTACCCAGGATGGTGACCAGCAAAACAGTGGCATGAACAGCGGTTCTTCTACTCAGGGCATGAGCAGCAGCTCAGGTGCTACCGGTCAGAACTCCGGACAGCAGGCACAGATGCCCAGCGAAAACCGTGTCTACTTCGATTTCGACAGCGACAGCATTCGTCCGCAATACGAATCCATGCTGAACCAGCATGCTCAGTATCTGCAGCGTAATTCCAGCACCAATATCGTACTGGAAGGCCACACCGATCCGCGTGGTACTCGTGAGTACAACCTGGGTCTTGGTGAGCGTCGTGCCAACGCCGTACGTCAGTATCTGACCATTCAGGGCGTGCCTGCTTCGCAGATTGAAGTTGTCAGCTATGGCGAAGAGCGTCCGGCAGCATCGGGCAACTCTGAACAGGCCTATGCTCAGGATCGCCGCGTCGTTATCGACTACTGA
- the tolB gene encoding Tol-Pal system beta propeller repeat protein TolB produces the protein MKKLMALAGFMMLMMTSLMAQAAGDLTIEITRGNDNAIPIAVVPFRGEGVSPSEDIGKIIADDLEHSGQFAPLAPQDLISRPASGDSINYGDWRRVRANYLVVGRVEASGNGYKISYELHYVSGQRRELGEVVTSSGDQLRSRAHYIADQIFEEITGIRGAFQTRIAYVTANGVDPNISYALYVADQDGHRPQQILSSDQPILSPAWSPDGQKLAYVSFESGRPAIYVQQLSSGRRVQLTSFKGINGAPAWSPDGRKLAMSLSKDGNPEIYVMDIASRSLTQLTNSGSINTEPDWSPDGRSILFTSDRSGQPQIYQMDATGGNAKRMTFTGNYNAGGLYGPDKKTIFMTTRTDRGFQVAKQDLSSGRVTVLSNTYQDEAPAVAPNGTMVVYATQQRARGVLGAVSADGRASFVIPSPNGEVREPSWSPFLN, from the coding sequence ATGAAAAAACTAATGGCACTGGCTGGTTTCATGATGCTCATGATGACCAGTCTGATGGCGCAGGCAGCTGGTGATCTCACCATCGAGATCACACGTGGCAATGATAATGCCATACCGATTGCAGTGGTGCCTTTCCGGGGCGAAGGCGTCAGTCCTTCTGAAGATATTGGCAAGATTATCGCCGACGATCTTGAGCACAGTGGTCAATTCGCGCCACTGGCGCCACAGGATCTGATCTCTCGTCCTGCCAGTGGCGATAGTATCAATTACGGCGACTGGCGTCGGGTAAGGGCCAATTATCTGGTCGTAGGGCGTGTTGAGGCGTCCGGGAATGGCTACAAGATCAGCTATGAACTTCATTACGTATCAGGCCAGCGTCGCGAACTTGGGGAAGTGGTGACTTCCAGCGGAGATCAGCTGCGCTCTCGTGCTCACTATATTGCTGATCAGATCTTTGAAGAGATCACCGGTATTCGCGGCGCCTTTCAGACACGCATTGCCTATGTGACGGCCAATGGTGTTGATCCCAACATCAGCTATGCGCTCTATGTTGCCGACCAGGATGGCCATCGTCCGCAGCAGATTCTGTCTTCCGATCAGCCCATCCTTTCGCCGGCCTGGTCTCCGGATGGTCAGAAGCTCGCGTATGTTTCCTTTGAATCAGGACGTCCTGCCATTTATGTCCAGCAGCTTTCCAGCGGGCGACGCGTCCAGCTCACATCATTCAAGGGAATCAATGGAGCACCGGCCTGGTCTCCGGATGGGCGCAAGCTTGCCATGTCACTTTCAAAGGATGGCAACCCTGAAATTTATGTCATGGACATTGCGTCTCGTTCGCTGACACAGTTGACCAACTCCGGTTCCATCAATACCGAACCGGACTGGAGTCCGGATGGCCGCTCGATTCTGTTTACTTCCGATCGCAGTGGTCAGCCGCAGATTTATCAGATGGATGCCACGGGCGGTAATGCAAAGCGCATGACCTTTACCGGTAATTACAATGCAGGTGGGCTATACGGACCTGACAAAAAGACCATTTTCATGACCACTCGAACGGACCGCGGTTTTCAGGTGGCCAAGCAGGATTTGTCGTCGGGACGTGTCACGGTATTGAGTAATACTTATCAGGATGAAGCGCCGGCAGTTGCGCCCAATGGCACAATGGTGGTATATGCCACTCAGCAGAGAGCACGTGGTGTGCTTGGTGCTGTTTCGGCAGATGGCAGGGCTTCTTTCGTAATACCTTCACCCAATGGTGAGGTTCGTGAACCTTCCTGGTCGCCGTTTTTGAATTAA
- the tolA gene encoding cell envelope integrity protein TolA encodes MARHDRRVGYTLPTVLAVLLHVGVIGLMAFRWPQSDPVETSNAVVQAELISMETATDQAQQATEAQPRAQQGPEREQPEPEATEDNAAEETARQQAEAAEQAAQEAQAAAQRRAEQAKEVAALQQQEQQAREKAEAEQKAQAEAKQKAEAKQKAESKKQAEAESKKQAEAEAKKQAEAEAKKQAEAEAKKQAEAEAKKQAEAEAKKQAEAEAKKQAEAEAKKQAEAEAKKQAEAEAKKQAEAEAKKQAEAEAKKQAEAEAKKQAEAEAKKKAEAEAKKKAEAEAKKKAEAEAAAKKKAAAEAAAKKKAEADRKRAAEAAAAASQDAFGDEITNEAQSIANARQAQEASNGFMNLVRRAVEQSWSRPPSAASGLVTVVRVQLLPTGELLSATVSSSSGDPGFDRSAVQAVERAAPFTEMSQLPAEARQKFRSFNLRFNPEDVR; translated from the coding sequence ATGGCCAGACACGATCGCCGTGTAGGCTATACGTTGCCCACCGTGCTTGCAGTTTTACTGCACGTGGGCGTCATCGGGTTGATGGCTTTTCGCTGGCCACAAAGTGATCCTGTTGAAACCTCCAATGCCGTTGTACAGGCAGAACTGATTTCAATGGAGACGGCGACAGATCAGGCGCAACAGGCGACTGAAGCGCAGCCACGTGCCCAGCAGGGGCCGGAGCGTGAGCAGCCCGAGCCGGAAGCCACGGAAGATAATGCTGCCGAGGAGACGGCGCGCCAACAGGCCGAGGCAGCTGAGCAGGCTGCTCAGGAAGCACAGGCAGCCGCTCAGCGCCGAGCCGAACAGGCCAAAGAAGTTGCTGCTCTGCAGCAGCAGGAGCAGCAGGCCCGCGAAAAAGCCGAAGCTGAGCAAAAAGCACAAGCCGAGGCTAAACAGAAGGCAGAAGCCAAGCAGAAGGCCGAGTCCAAGAAGCAGGCAGAAGCCGAGTCCAAGAAGCAGGCAGAAGCCGAGGCCAAGAAGCAGGCAGAAGCCGAGGCCAAGAAGCAGGCAGAGGCCGAGGCCAAGAAGCAGGCAGAAGCCGAGGCCAAGAAGCAGGCAGAAGCCGAGGCCAAGAAGCAGGCAGAAGCCGAGGCCAAGAAGCAGGCAGAGGCCGAGGCCAAGAAGCAGGCAGAAGCCGAGGCCAAGAAGCAGGCAGAAGCCGAGGCCAAGAAGCAGGCAGAAGCCGAGGCCAAGAAGCAGGCAGAGGCCGAGGCCAAGAAGCAGGCAGAAGCCGAGGCCAAGAAGCAGGCAGAAGCCGAGGCCAAGAAGAAGGCAGAAGCCGAGGCCAAGAAAAAGGCAGAGGCCGAGGCCAAGAAAAAGGCAGAAGCCGAGGCCGCTGCGAAGAAGAAAGCCGCTGCAGAGGCTGCCGCCAAGAAAAAAGCGGAAGCTGATCGCAAGCGGGCTGCAGAAGCCGCTGCCGCGGCCAGTCAGGACGCCTTTGGCGATGAGATTACCAACGAGGCACAATCCATTGCCAATGCACGTCAGGCTCAGGAGGCCTCCAATGGCTTCATGAACCTGGTGCGTCGTGCCGTCGAGCAGAGTTGGTCGCGTCCACCCAGTGCGGCTTCCGGACTGGTCACAGTGGTTAGAGTGCAGCTTTTACCGACCGGTGAGCTTTTGTCGGCCACGGTTTCCAGCAGCAGCGGTGATCCAGGGTTTGATCGTTCGGCCGTACAAGCGGTGGAAAGGGCCGCGCCGTTTACTGAAATGAGTCAACTGCCGGCCGAAGCGAGGCAGAAATTCAGAAGTTTCAATCTGCGCTTCAATCCCGAGGATGTGCGCTAG
- the tolR gene encoding protein TolR, with translation MQGSYRRNRRKKLSSEMNVVPFIDVMLVLLVIFIIAAPTINQGIDVDLPQISSEPVQSDNEPLVVTVNRDGDYYISLGDEQQSKSLDDISDQVMAVLNRNPGTPVMVRGDRNVSYGQVVTLMGALQNAGVPNVGLISDPPPGDQQ, from the coding sequence ATGCAGGGATCCTACCGACGTAACCGGCGTAAAAAGCTTTCCAGTGAGATGAACGTTGTGCCGTTCATCGACGTCATGCTGGTGCTGCTGGTGATTTTTATTATTGCGGCGCCCACGATCAATCAGGGCATCGACGTTGATCTGCCACAGATCAGCTCAGAGCCGGTACAAAGTGACAATGAGCCTCTGGTCGTCACGGTCAATCGTGACGGCGACTATTACATCAGCCTGGGCGATGAGCAGCAGAGCAAGTCACTTGATGACATCAGTGATCAGGTTATGGCCGTACTTAATCGCAATCCGGGTACCCCTGTGATGGTGCGCGGCGATCGCAATGTTTCCTATGGTCAGGTCGTGACGCTTATGGGAGCTCTGCAAAATGCAGGTGTTCCCAATGTTGGACTGATCTCTGATCCACCGCCTGGCGACCAGCAGTAG
- the tolQ gene encoding protein TolQ, protein MNDSMSIISLFFHAGLVVQLIMMILLAASVLSWVLIFQRAFALKRDSRELDDFESHFWSGVDLNELYREVPADNPQGAAHIFRSGFREFNRLLPKSRSHNAVLEGVERSMRVSVSREEERLTSHLAILAIISSSAVYVGLFGTVWGILGTFQALGGAQQVSLGTIAPAIAEALVATAMGLFAAIPANIGYNRLTHKADKLMVRMENFAEEFHAFLHRNLQNRNTGENS, encoded by the coding sequence GTGAACGATTCAATGTCGATCATTTCGCTGTTTTTTCACGCTGGCCTGGTCGTCCAGCTGATCATGATGATACTGCTTGCAGCATCTGTTCTTTCCTGGGTGCTGATCTTTCAGCGAGCCTTTGCACTAAAGCGTGACTCGCGAGAGCTGGATGACTTCGAGTCACACTTCTGGTCAGGTGTTGATCTCAATGAGCTTTACCGGGAAGTCCCTGCTGATAATCCTCAGGGGGCCGCTCATATCTTTCGTTCAGGATTTCGCGAGTTCAATCGGCTGCTGCCTAAATCGCGCAGCCACAATGCCGTACTTGAGGGCGTTGAACGCTCAATGAGGGTCTCCGTCTCTCGTGAAGAAGAGCGTCTGACCTCGCACCTGGCGATTCTGGCCATTATCAGCTCGTCTGCTGTCTATGTCGGTCTTTTTGGTACTGTCTGGGGCATTCTGGGCACCTTTCAGGCACTCGGCGGTGCCCAGCAGGTATCGTTGGGTACGATTGCACCAGCAATCGCGGAAGCACTCGTCGCTACGGCCATGGGGCTTTTCGCGGCCATTCCCGCCAACATCGGCTATAACCGTCTGACTCACAAGGCGGACAAGCTCATGGTACGCATGGAAAACTTTGCCGAAGAGTTTCATGCCTTCCTGCATCGAAACCTGCAAAACCGCAACACTGGCGAGAATAGCTAA
- the ybgC gene encoding tol-pal system-associated acyl-CoA thioesterase, protein MTSLDLRVYIEDTDAGGIVYHANYLNYLERGRTEWLRAKGFDQHSLLKRNIALVVRRLECQYRLPAQLDDLISIETVAGAPRQCTVAFEQRVMRDGKLLFRGMVDIACIDATRYKPARWPEDMLSAMTLDSQNA, encoded by the coding sequence ATGACCTCTCTTGATTTACGCGTTTATATCGAGGATACCGATGCCGGCGGTATCGTCTATCACGCCAACTATCTCAACTACCTTGAACGTGGCCGCACCGAGTGGCTACGGGCGAAAGGTTTTGATCAACACTCGCTGCTAAAACGCAATATTGCGCTGGTCGTTCGTCGTCTGGAGTGCCAGTATCGCCTGCCGGCACAGCTCGACGACCTTATAAGCATCGAGACCGTGGCAGGCGCGCCCCGCCAATGCACCGTGGCATTCGAGCAACGGGTCATGCGAGACGGAAAACTTCTTTTTCGTGGCATGGTCGATATTGCCTGTATTGATGCAACACGTTACAAACCAGCTCGTTGGCCCGAAGATATGCTTTCGGCCATGACGCTTGATTCCCAGAACGCCTGA
- the ruvB gene encoding Holliday junction branch migration DNA helicase RuvB: MIETDRLIAGAERPDEERKDHAIRPRMLDDYVGQAPVREQLDIFITAARQREDSLDHTLIFGPPGLGKTTLAHIIAKEMGVDIKSTSGPVLEKAGDLAAMLTNLQPGDVLFIDEIHRLSSAVEEVLYPAMEDFQLDIMIGEGPAARSIKLDLPRFTLVGATTRAGLLTAPLRDRFGIVQRLEFYNIDELTHIVNRSARLMDFEADEGGAIEVARRARGTPRIANRLLRRVRDFAQVRGNGRLTADVADKALNMLHVDRHGLDHMDRRLLLTMIEKFDGGPVGVESLAAAISEERDTIEDVLEPYLIQQGFMLRTARGRMVTRLAYLHFDLSPTDDIPDAGDGTATVEPGTA; the protein is encoded by the coding sequence ATGATTGAAACCGATCGACTTATTGCCGGTGCCGAGCGTCCTGATGAGGAGCGAAAGGATCACGCCATTCGTCCTCGCATGCTTGATGATTACGTTGGGCAGGCACCAGTGCGTGAGCAGCTCGATATTTTCATTACAGCCGCTCGTCAGCGTGAGGACAGCCTCGATCATACGCTGATCTTCGGGCCGCCCGGGCTTGGCAAGACAACGCTTGCGCACATTATCGCCAAAGAGATGGGCGTGGATATCAAATCCACCTCGGGCCCGGTGCTTGAAAAGGCTGGCGACCTTGCCGCCATGCTGACCAATCTGCAGCCGGGCGATGTGCTTTTTATTGATGAGATTCACAGGCTGTCTTCTGCCGTGGAGGAAGTTCTCTATCCTGCGATGGAAGACTTTCAGCTCGATATCATGATCGGCGAAGGTCCGGCGGCACGCTCCATCAAACTCGACCTCCCGCGCTTTACGCTGGTCGGGGCAACGACCAGGGCCGGTCTTTTGACCGCACCCTTGAGAGACCGTTTCGGGATCGTGCAGCGTCTTGAGTTCTACAATATCGATGAGCTGACCCACATCGTGAATCGCAGTGCCCGGCTCATGGATTTCGAAGCCGATGAAGGTGGCGCCATTGAGGTCGCACGTCGCGCACGAGGAACGCCGCGTATTGCCAATCGTCTGCTGCGGCGCGTGCGTGACTTTGCACAGGTGCGTGGCAACGGTCGACTGACCGCTGATGTGGCGGACAAGGCGCTCAATATGCTGCATGTGGATCGCCATGGACTTGATCACATGGATCGGCGACTGCTTCTGACCATGATTGAGAAATTTGATGGCGGGCCGGTGGGGGTAGAGAGTCTGGCCGCTGCCATCAGTGAAGAGCGTGACACCATTGAGGATGTGCTTGAGCCCTATCTGATTCAGCAGGGGTTCATGCTGCGTACGGCTCGCGGCCGTATGGTAACTCGCCTGGCCTATTTACACTTTGACCTTTCACCCACGGATGACATTCCGGACGCCGGTGATGGCACGGCAACAGTGGAGCCCGGGACGGCATGA
- the ruvA gene encoding Holliday junction branch migration protein RuvA, which yields MIGRLHGQLLEKKPPLIVIDVHGVGYELEASMNTLLALPAPGETVRLYTHLSVREDAHLLYGFIDETERRLFRELIRISGVGPRLALAILSGMDRQQFMKSVMEDDTKTLTRLPGVGKKTAERLIIEMRDRFKHWPEFEQMEQGVEDAELPLESDNHADAEAALIALGYKPTEAARMLSGLDTTQSTEALIKAALSDRLAGSEVRSGKGRAS from the coding sequence ATGATAGGTCGCCTGCACGGTCAACTGCTTGAAAAGAAACCGCCCCTGATCGTGATCGATGTTCATGGTGTCGGATATGAGCTTGAAGCGTCCATGAATACGCTGCTGGCATTGCCGGCGCCGGGTGAAACGGTACGGCTTTACACCCATCTAAGCGTTCGCGAGGATGCTCATCTTTTGTATGGCTTCATTGATGAAACCGAGCGTCGTCTGTTTCGTGAATTGATCCGTATCTCCGGCGTTGGTCCTCGTCTGGCGCTGGCAATACTGTCCGGCATGGATCGTCAGCAGTTCATGAAAAGTGTCATGGAAGATGACACCAAAACGCTGACGCGCCTGCCAGGAGTAGGCAAGAAAACCGCCGAGCGACTGATCATCGAAATGCGGGACCGTTTCAAGCACTGGCCAGAGTTCGAACAAATGGAGCAGGGCGTCGAAGACGCCGAGCTTCCGCTTGAAAGTGACAACCACGCCGATGCCGAAGCAGCACTGATTGCCCTTGGCTACAAGCCGACGGAAGCTGCCAGAATGCTGTCGGGGCTCGATACCACTCAATCGACTGAAGCCCTGATCAAGGCGGCGCTGTCTGACCGTCTGGCCGGCAGTGAAGTGCGCAGCGGCAAGGGTAGAGCCTCATGA
- the ruvC gene encoding crossover junction endodeoxyribonuclease RuvC → MILLGIDPGSRRTGFGVIDVSSRAPRYVTSGCIRIDASTLAQKLAQVYAGVAEIIAQYAPGEMAIEQVFLSKNADSALKLGQARGTAIVCAANHGLDVHEYAARRIKQVVTGNGGADKTQVQHMVQSTLKLSGLPQEDAADALAIALTHFFTSRGAVAMPAPTRSTKQRSSSWRHYRP, encoded by the coding sequence ATGATCCTGCTGGGCATCGATCCGGGGTCGCGTCGTACCGGCTTTGGTGTGATCGATGTCTCAAGTCGAGCGCCGCGCTATGTTACCAGCGGTTGCATCAGGATTGACGCTTCGACACTGGCTCAGAAACTGGCCCAGGTATATGCCGGCGTTGCCGAAATCATTGCCCAGTATGCCCCAGGCGAGATGGCCATCGAACAGGTGTTCCTGTCCAAAAATGCTGACTCCGCGCTCAAGCTGGGTCAGGCTCGCGGTACGGCCATTGTCTGTGCAGCCAACCATGGGCTGGACGTGCATGAGTATGCCGCAAGACGTATCAAACAGGTGGTGACAGGCAATGGCGGGGCCGACAAGACGCAGGTGCAGCATATGGTACAGTCAACGCTTAAGTTGTCAGGGCTGCCTCAGGAAGATGCCGCCGACGCGCTGGCCATCGCGCTGACGCACTTTTTTACCAGTCGAGGCGCGGTTGCCATGCCAGCGCCGACTCGCTCGACGAAACAGCGGTCGTCCAGCTGGCGCCACTATCGCCCCTGA
- a CDS encoding YebC/PmpR family DNA-binding transcriptional regulator, with translation MAGHSKWANIKHRKAAQDAKKGKIFTRLIRELTVAARQGGSAVEDNPRLRAAVDKALSSNMTRDTIDRAVARGAGNSDSDAMEELVYEGYGPDGVAILVECMSDNRNRTVSEVRTAFNKHGGNLGSSGSVAFLFQKQGRIVLPAGTTEESVIEVTLEAGAEDVQSRDDGTLEVVTTPSEFGSVRDALDQADIEVMHSDVGMFPDSYSSIDDVDTARRIVMLFDRLEDLDDVQNVYSNVDFEPRVLEALEGAS, from the coding sequence ATGGCAGGACACAGCAAATGGGCCAATATCAAGCATCGAAAGGCGGCCCAGGATGCCAAAAAGGGCAAGATATTTACGCGCCTGATTCGTGAGTTAACGGTCGCCGCGCGTCAGGGAGGCAGCGCCGTGGAGGACAATCCGCGGCTTCGTGCGGCGGTCGACAAGGCTCTGTCCAGCAATATGACACGCGATACGATTGATCGAGCCGTTGCCCGTGGCGCTGGCAATAGCGACAGCGATGCCATGGAAGAGCTGGTGTATGAAGGTTATGGGCCGGATGGCGTGGCTATCCTGGTTGAGTGCATGAGTGACAACCGCAACCGGACGGTCTCGGAGGTTCGCACTGCCTTTAACAAGCATGGCGGTAACCTGGGAAGCAGTGGTTCGGTCGCCTTTCTCTTTCAAAAGCAGGGTCGTATTGTGCTGCCTGCAGGAACAACCGAGGAAAGCGTTATCGAGGTGACTCTGGAGGCGGGCGCCGAAGACGTGCAGTCTCGAGATGATGGCACGCTTGAGGTGGTCACCACCCCGAGCGAGTTCGGCTCGGTCAGAGATGCGCTTGATCAGGCTGACATCGAGGTAATGCACAGCGACGTCGGCATGTTCCCTGACAGCTATTCAAGTATTGATGATGTCGATACGGCGCGCCGTATCGTGATGTTGTTTGATCGTCTTGAAGATCTGGACGACGTACAAAACGTGTATTCCAACGTTGATTTTGAGCCTCGTGTGCTCGAGGCGCTCGAGGGTGCATCATGA
- the aspS gene encoding aspartate--tRNA ligase: MRSHYCGQLNESLVDQEVTLCGWVHRRRDHGGVIFLDMRDRDGIAQVVVDPDTPDAFANADRARSEYVLRITGRIRMRPEGTQNANMPTGLIEVLATQVEVLNTAVTPPFQLDEHGKVGEDVRLKYRYIDLRRPEMIDRLRLRSRITHSVRAYLEDNGFLDIETPILTRATPEGARDYLVPSRTHAGEFFALPQSPQLFKQLLMVAGFDRYYQIAKCFRDEDLRADRQPEFTQIDIEASFVEEDDIMGMTEEMIRRLFVEVLDVSLPQFPRMTWHDAMRRYGSDKPDLRIPLEFVDVDDLMKDVDFKVFSGPANAEDGRVAVLRVPGGAKLSRKEIDEYTRFVGIYGARGLAWIKVNDRSKGIEGLQSPIVKFMENVIETLLDRAGAEDGDILFFGADRAKVVNEALGALRVKLGGDLDLYTRPWAPLWVVDFPMFERDDSGRLAALHHPFTAPACDPETLKQNPENALSRAYDMVLNGTELGGGSIRIHDQGMQRQVFEALGISDEEAREKFGFLLDGLAHGAPPHGGLAFGLDRLVMLMTGGRTIRDVIAFPKTQSAACLMTEAPGTVSNEQLKELHIRLRQKASDNTTT; this comes from the coding sequence ATGCGCAGTCATTATTGCGGCCAGCTAAACGAAAGCCTTGTCGACCAGGAAGTCACACTCTGCGGTTGGGTCCACCGCCGCCGCGATCATGGTGGGGTGATTTTCCTCGACATGCGTGATCGTGATGGCATTGCACAGGTTGTGGTTGATCCGGACACGCCGGATGCCTTTGCCAATGCAGATCGAGCCCGCAGCGAGTATGTACTGCGTATTACCGGTCGTATTCGCATGCGTCCGGAAGGTACCCAGAACGCCAACATGCCGACGGGTCTGATCGAGGTGCTTGCCACGCAGGTTGAGGTGCTCAATACGGCCGTAACCCCGCCGTTCCAGCTCGATGAACATGGCAAGGTCGGTGAAGACGTTCGCCTCAAGTATCGCTACATCGATCTGCGTCGCCCCGAAATGATCGATCGCCTGCGGCTTCGTTCGCGTATCACTCACAGCGTTCGCGCCTATCTTGAAGACAACGGTTTTCTCGATATCGAAACGCCCATTCTGACTCGTGCCACGCCTGAAGGTGCACGTGACTATCTCGTGCCCAGCCGCACCCATGCCGGTGAGTTCTTTGCACTGCCGCAGTCTCCGCAGCTCTTCAAGCAGCTGCTGATGGTAGCCGGTTTTGACCGCTATTATCAGATTGCCAAGTGCTTCCGTGATGAAGATCTTCGTGCCGATCGTCAGCCGGAATTCACCCAGATCGATATCGAAGCCTCCTTTGTCGAGGAAGACGACATCATGGGGATGACCGAAGAGATGATTCGTCGTCTTTTCGTGGAAGTGCTCGACGTGTCGCTGCCGCAGTTCCCGCGGATGACCTGGCATGACGCCATGCGTCGTTATGGTTCTGACAAGCCGGATTTGCGCATTCCGCTGGAATTCGTCGACGTTGATGATCTGATGAAGGATGTCGACTTCAAGGTGTTCTCTGGTCCGGCCAATGCTGAAGACGGCCGTGTTGCCGTACTCAGGGTGCCCGGTGGGGCGAAGCTTTCTCGCAAGGAGATCGACGAGTACACCAGATTTGTCGGTATCTATGGCGCTCGCGGTCTGGCCTGGATCAAGGTCAACGACCGCTCGAAGGGCATCGAAGGACTACAGTCGCCTATCGTCAAGTTCATGGAAAACGTGATCGAGACGCTGCTGGACCGTGCCGGAGCCGAAGATGGCGATATCCTTTTCTTCGGGGCCGACCGTGCAAAAGTCGTTAACGAAGCGCTGGGTGCACTGCGTGTGAAGCTGGGCGGCGATCTTGATCTCTATACTCGTCCCTGGGCGCCGCTGTGGGTGGTCGACTTCCCGATGTTCGAACGTGATGACAGTGGTCGCCTTGCCGCACTGCACCATCCGTTCACGGCACCGGCCTGCGATCCGGAAACGCTCAAGCAGAATCCGGAAAACGCGCTGTCCCGCGCCTACGATATGGTCCTCAACGGTACCGAGCTGGGTGGCGGGTCAATTCGTATTCATGATCAGGGCATGCAACGGCAGGTCTTTGAAGCTCTGGGCATCAGTGATGAAGAAGCCCGCGAGAAATTCGGCTTCCTGCTGGATGGTCTGGCACACGGTGCACCGCCGCACGGTGGGCTGGCATTTGGTCTCGATCGACTGGTCATGCTGATGACCGGTGGTCGTACCATCCGTGATGTGATTGCTTTCCCCAAAACGCAGAGCGCGGCGTGTCTGATGACCGAAGCGCCCGGAACGGTCAGCAATGAGCAGCTCAAGGAGTTGCACATTCGCCTGCGCCAGAAAGCGTCTGATAACACAACCACCTGA
- a CDS encoding FmdB family zinc ribbon protein, whose translation MPIYEYECRACGTRLEKIQKIDAAPLVECPSCHEGALERLISAAGFRLSGGGWYETDFKSSGRRNLAGDSKSDKGGTSDS comes from the coding sequence ATGCCGATTTATGAATATGAGTGCCGCGCCTGCGGTACGCGCCTTGAAAAGATTCAAAAGATTGATGCTGCTCCTCTGGTGGAATGCCCATCCTGTCATGAGGGCGCTCTTGAGCGTCTGATTTCAGCTGCGGGGTTCCGGCTTTCAGGGGGTGGGTGGTACGAGACCGATTTCAAGAGTTCGGGTCGTCGTAACCTTGCCGGTGACAGCAAGTCCGACAAGGGCGGTACGTCCGACAGCTGA